One segment of Pleomorphomonas sp. PLEO DNA contains the following:
- a CDS encoding amidohydrolase family protein, which yields MTRSITIGPDRTGRTVAIVDGVIAEAADPMAPVIACPEGEIAPGAVCAHTHLYSGLAPYGMPTAEPAPANFIEILEKVWWRLDRALDADALRASARDYIAKALLSGTTSLIDHHESPHFIRGSLQVLADAAKDLGVRALLTFGATERNFGRAEAEAGLVECGNVEETPLIRRLVGLHASFTVSDDTIRAAGELCHSLDTVMHVHVAEAVDDVEDARARGYAGPLERLIALDALPTGSILAHGVHLTAEEVRKADRLGCWLVQNPRSNEGNRVGYPTTLRHSEKVALGCDGWNADMAIEKAALLRLATANGDDRAAARLDAGQRLISQRFGFSAIGLAPGAAGDVVVRQNGRVTTVAVDGRLVVSDGCLVSADAGEIETVARTQAARLWQRMEAF from the coding sequence TTGACCCGATCGATCACCATTGGTCCGGACCGGACCGGCCGGACCGTCGCGATCGTCGATGGCGTCATTGCCGAGGCGGCCGATCCGATGGCGCCGGTCATCGCCTGCCCTGAGGGCGAGATCGCACCGGGCGCCGTCTGCGCGCATACCCATCTCTATTCGGGTCTGGCGCCTTATGGCATGCCGACAGCCGAGCCGGCCCCCGCCAACTTCATCGAGATCCTGGAAAAGGTCTGGTGGCGGCTCGACCGGGCGCTCGACGCGGACGCGCTCCGGGCATCGGCACGCGACTATATCGCCAAAGCGTTGCTATCGGGCACCACCAGTCTCATCGACCATCACGAATCGCCGCATTTCATCAGAGGATCGCTTCAGGTTCTGGCGGACGCGGCCAAGGATCTCGGCGTGCGGGCGCTGCTGACTTTCGGCGCCACCGAGCGCAACTTCGGGCGCGCCGAAGCCGAGGCGGGCCTCGTCGAGTGCGGCAATGTCGAGGAGACGCCACTCATTCGCCGCCTCGTCGGGCTGCACGCCAGCTTCACGGTTTCCGATGACACGATCCGTGCCGCTGGCGAACTTTGCCACTCCCTCGATACGGTGATGCACGTGCACGTGGCGGAAGCCGTGGACGACGTTGAGGATGCACGCGCACGCGGCTATGCCGGCCCGCTCGAACGGCTGATCGCCCTCGACGCGTTGCCGACAGGCTCAATCCTCGCCCATGGGGTCCATCTCACCGCAGAAGAGGTGCGCAAGGCGGACCGACTTGGCTGCTGGCTTGTGCAGAATCCGCGCTCCAATGAAGGCAATCGCGTCGGCTATCCGACCACCCTTCGCCATTCGGAAAAAGTGGCGCTCGGGTGCGATGGCTGGAACGCCGATATGGCGATCGAAAAAGCGGCACTTCTTCGGCTTGCCACCGCGAACGGTGACGACCGAGCAGCGGCCCGTCTTGATGCCGGCCAGCGATTGATCTCCCAACGCTTCGGGTTTTCTGCCATAGGCCTCGCGCCCGGCGCGGCCGGCGATGTGGTGGTCCGGCAGAATGGCAGAGTAACAACAGTAGCTGTTGATGGCAGGCTCGTTGTCAGTGACGGTTGCCTTGTTAGCGCCGATGCCGGGGAAATCGAAACCGTGGCCCGCACCCAGGCGGCACGCCTCTGGCAGCGGATGGAAGCTTTCTGA
- a CDS encoding transaldolase family protein: protein MIYFLDTADVAAIARLADLYPIAGVTTNPTLIARAKRPFSDILKDIRAVIGDGAMLHVQVTGSDADTMVAEARKLADFVGAGFHPKVPVTAEGIKAIRRLSGLGFRVTATAIVTAQQALMAAVAGAAFTAPYVNRLDMIGGDGVKVVADIVHLFRVHALPTRLLTASFKNVQQVHDVAMAGAHSATLPPDILEALIRHPLTDSGIAGFSADWAAAYGEGVTTLDLI from the coding sequence ATGATTTATTTTCTCGATACCGCCGACGTCGCGGCCATCGCCCGCCTCGCGGATCTCTATCCTATCGCTGGCGTCACCACCAACCCGACGCTGATCGCCCGTGCGAAGCGACCGTTTTCCGACATTCTCAAAGATATCCGGGCGGTGATCGGCGATGGCGCCATGCTGCATGTCCAGGTTACCGGCAGCGATGCCGACACAATGGTGGCAGAGGCTCGCAAACTTGCCGACTTCGTCGGTGCCGGCTTTCATCCGAAGGTGCCGGTGACGGCGGAGGGCATCAAGGCAATTCGGCGGCTATCCGGTCTCGGCTTCCGCGTGACGGCAACCGCCATCGTCACCGCCCAACAGGCCCTGATGGCGGCGGTGGCCGGCGCGGCCTTCACCGCGCCCTACGTCAACAGGCTCGACATGATCGGCGGCGACGGCGTCAAGGTCGTCGCCGACATTGTCCATCTCTTCCGCGTTCATGCCTTGCCAACGCGCCTGCTGACCGCCTCTTTCAAGAACGTCCAGCAGGTACACGATGTTGCCATGGCTGGCGCCCATTCAGCGACGCTGCCGCCCGACATTCTCGAAGCCCTGATCCGCCACCCATTGACCGATTCCGGCATCGCGGGCTTTTCAGCCGACTGGGCGGCAGCCTATGGCGAGGGTGTCACCACGCTCGACCTCATCTGA